aaacaaccTCTGAGAATAAATATCGCATCTGCGAAAGTTGCCACTTTAACTACCGAAAGGGACTCCTGTGTCTTGATGGAAATGTTTGATTTACAGTATTATCGCCAATGCCAACCAAAGCAAAggtagaaataaaaataaatggttatttttttcatatgaaCTACTCTACTTGAACTGGAAGCatgctagagagagagagagagagagagagagagagagagagagagagagagagagagagagagagagacacacacagacagacagatagacagacagatagacagatagatagatagatagatagatagatagatactttattcatccctgCAGGGAAATTTGAGTATCCAGcagctcacacataaacacatacaacaCATTAACAACAGGTTAAGAGCAGCATAATTACAGCTATTGCACACAGCCCATCTCTTTCCATGTGAACAAACACACCACAAGACAACAAATTACACCAAGCATCAAATTTTAGTTTTCATCATTTTCTTCATCACcatcaataaaaaatgttttcgtAGAGGTGAGAGGAAGCGCTGCTCCCTTCAACAAACAATTGCTTTACTCACAGCTTTGGCAGCAGTGGCTTtgtcacatttaaatgtaaCCAAATCAAAAGCAGTTCCAGTACCAGTTCCACAGATCACAAGTGGTCACTCAGGACCATTTGGAGACACATTCTACTGCCAGACGAAAACAGGTAcgtagagctgtccacttgtcaTCAGATCCCTCAGGACAGATGTTAAAACCAGGTCAAAACAGGCCCAACATGTATACACTATTATAGATCATTCAAGTCAAGTAAATTTGTTTATGATAGTATCTTAATGataatatttattattcattattaatAATAGTATTGCAGCCTACTACAGAGGCACTGGAAAGGTAAGTCAAGAAAAAAAGGATATTTTTGTGGATATTATAATAGTATGGTACATTCTAATATAATATATGGATAAAAATAGTAAGTTAATAAAAAAAGCCTCAAACCACTATGGGCAGCCCTGTAATCCCCACATTCTGTAGTCCCATTAAACCATTTTAAAACTATCAACctgctagggactgcagatgacaATTAGCCTGCatggctaaatctggcacatttacatgttggactctgttctcatgttgattaatgtgcgttgtcccttttaaataaagaaatctaaaaaacaacacaaaacaacaacaaaataaaaagcagtCTGTTGTTAGACTTCTGTACGGGCTCATTCCTTCACAACAACATTGATGGAGCTTTTGATGTTCTTCAGATTGTTGCTGTCAAAGTTCGCCAGCAGCACCCTGGAGCCGGCACTGGTTGGACTAAACTTAACCCTGGCCTTGGCTTCCTGTTCAGGGTCCACAGTTCCAATCCTGCAAAAGtcatacacaatacacaatgaGCATCACCAGCCAAAAAATCAGAAATGAGTTATCTGTTTTCTGCCATTTCTATTTGTGTTTAAACAGCtcaggatttttgtttttttaaattgtataaaGGTTGTCatattagtttttaaaatattcttCTTGTACCTGTGATTATGTACATCTCCACAAATcacagaacttttttttttactgaaatataAATCATTCTGTGATCTTGGATGCATTTGGGTTTTTGTAAAAACTTTGTATAAACAACATTTTGTACATCAAACTGCAAATAAACTGTAATGGGAATTGGATGACACAAGAAAAACCATAAAGTATATAGAAATGCTAAAAGAAATAATTGACACGTAAATCCACTTAAACAGTTGGGATGGAGTTGACATACCTCGCTGTTATGGGTTTGCCGTTAGTTAGGCCGACCCCCTCTACGGTGAAGCTGCAGTCCTGCAGCGACTTTGGTAAGGGGTTCCACAAGGTCAGCTCTGCCGTCACAGACTGATTTACTGTGGCTTCACCCAGCAGCTGCAGAGAGGTGTTCAGATAaatccattcattcatcattcatcCATCATTCAATAATATACGGTACAACTGTACCATATTATTAGACAGTTTTATAGGCTATTAAAAAGACAAGAAGTTGAAaggttttaattaattttaaaatgcaaaCTGCTGTGCTTTGAACTCATGTGCTCTGACATCTTACTTAAGTTCTGTTTTCGGTTCGGatgtaaaataatttatttattcataatgtttttttctaaaatgttacACTAGAgagcttttttttattgctcATGAATACATTTCTTTCACCTGTGCATCGCTCATACCTCGATCTCTATATCTGGCTCGTCCAGCACAATGGTCTTCTCAGCCTTATGGTATTCTGCAACCTGCTTGTCGATGGCGATGGCTGACAGCTTGATTAACCTGTCAGAGGTAATCACCGATCCATAACGGTCATAATCCAGTCTGAGAAAAAGGCGCCTTTCTGAAAAATAACATACATAATGATCATACTAAATTAGGTTATTAAAACTATTTCTATGCAATTTAGCACAAGAATGGGATTTGAAGGCAGATATGAATACTATGGTGGTGTAAAGTGTTTGCACTTATATTGTAGCTAACCTTCTCCAGAGGGTACCTCCACTTTGTCTGAAACAAACCCGCAGCTGTTTCCTAGTTTTCCATTGTAGCTGACAGCTTCGGCGAAGAACAGGAAGGTGCAGGTCCTTGCCTCCAAGCAGTTATTAGTGAGGACAGTGTACACCTCAAAGTCTGAGCCCACGCTCATGTTTTTAGCCAGTTTGATctaaaattataattataagaTAATTTGTTTAATTACATGCATGGACTATACAATAATATTAAtgcatttttctatttttttattataagcAGGTAGTTCTTAAGCATGTTGAAAAGGATGATCCTGGGATCTTTGGAATGGATCATGCTGATTAAATTCTTTATGGTCAAATGAATTTCAAAACTTGTCATGAATCCTGCTGTTTGAGTCTGTTTCTCTGCTTGAGTTGCCTGTATTCTGTCCTGGAGTCTGTTTTCCTGTGTTTCCTGAACGCACCCtgtctggttgcctggcaacgtAGCAAGGCGGGAGATCTCTCTACTACCCACACCTGCATCTCATCAGCTAcctgcacacctggtcctgatcaccACCTCTCCACTACATAAGCTCTGACCTGACTtccattccctgccggatcgttagccACTAACACAGTTACTCTCCCGGGATATTCACTCCACCTCTGCCTGGTCATCAATTGCTTCAGAAACAACATTGGATCTGCTCCTTCCCTTCCACCTACTCACCTCCACTGCCTGCTTCGTCACCTGGATTCTCCTGCTTTCACATTTgagtctgtaaataaatactcacctttactcaactcaccttgtcctggtctgcttctGGGTTCCGCCTTATGATTCATGACAAAACTAATGCAGCATAGACATTTCAATTAAGGATACATTTCCATCTAACCACCCATCCATTCATCTAGCTACCTAAAGGGGACACTTAATAAAACTTGTTTTCATATTAGGTTACATGCAGTTAGCATCTAACAACCAGATGTGCACTGTATGTCTGTCATACCAATCTTGGTTATTTTCAACTTGTGACTGTTGTTCCTCCTTCTTGCCACAGTTTGCATATATTGACATTCATTTTGATACAGTTCACTTTGACACATTAAATATTGTTTCTGTTCTTTTGACTTATTAACCTGCATTCAGGCAGTGATGGTGTGGCCTATTTGGAGCTGTAATGCTGTCTCGTGCTGCTTTGTAAACTCTGATAtcgactatgtttacatgcacatcatattctggtttttgcccttattccgaaaaagacgatattccgactaagctgtttacatgacctgtatcaaatttggattattgtcatattcggaataatagtgaaatattggtgtgcatgtaaacgcacaCATTGTGTCCATTGTCAGAGCTCTTTCATAGCTAGAACTGACCCATCTCTGCAGTAAACTTTTAAATAAGTTACTTCAGAGTTCTTTTCTATGATGTGTTTCTACAGTATTTGCTCTACCACCTGTATTTGTATGAACAGTAAAAAACACCTTGAGAGTGAGTCCCGGCTCTTCTCCTAGTTGCTGTAGCTTGTTGTGGTGTTGAGCCTTCTCATACACCTGCCTCTCCTCCTTTGAGCCTGAAAACCATCATGAATCAAGGAAAAGTGCAACAGTCTTGGTTAAGCTCCTGTGTAAAATACAGGTTGTCTCCTTCAAAACTATCATCATAGATTTGCTGTGAAACAAGATAACATATGGGGCGACGCCTACGAGCTAGTTCAGGCAGCCAACTCCAGCTGCACTGCTGTACACACACGTGACATGCCTCATTCCCCGTATCATTTACCAAACACACCCCGTCAATTCGGCAGTCTATTTAAGCTGCACAATTTCCCCATCTCTTCCTTGTCAATGCTACTGCTGCCCTGCACCTGTATTGCTGCCTGCTGTTAACCCCAGCATCCACTTACAGGCTCCGGCCATGGGGAAGCTACTTTATCATCACTCCCCAATATCTCATGTGAATCCAAACTGCAGGGAGTGATGAGGTCGGAGTCTGGCCGCCAAACTCAATGTTCTgctgttataataaacatttcaaacgtgagttgtctgactgaactttaaattgtttttaaattttttttaattggacaATGTTTTAATCAAAATATTGAAGACGCATTTAGGATCCATTTAAGTGTGTGATTTGGAGtcacgtgtgtgtctgtgcactcTGCAGTACCTTCCGGATACTTGTACTGGTGTGTGATGTCGTGTCTCTCATCTGAGCCCACAGCTTTGGTGCTGATGAAGCATCCAACATAGTTGGAGTCAGTTGAATCTCTGAACTTGACAGTCTCTCCATTTGACAGGCACACCAAATCCACAACATCTGCATTCACCTGAGTCCACACATGTCATGAGATGACATGAAATAATACTGATTGACAACACAATCAACAGTCATTAAAACAGGCTTGCAATTTTTGACACAACCTTGACACAACCTCTAACAGCAGGaagaaatatttttatatacacATATTGTGTGCATAGGTTACATTCCATTTTATGAAAACTCTGAACAAAGTATTTCTCATATGAAATCATAAATTGTTACACTGATTTCCTCCCTGAAGAATGAAGTGGCCCTTACTTCTATCTACTCTTACGTCATATGAATGGAGCAACTGTTgcaaaatgtatatattattgtgtgtctgttttaaactttttgaattttttaacTGAACCCtgttttgtgtcactttgttctCTGAGCTCGTAACTACTTTTAGAATCAACTCACAAAGGTCAAGCCAGTAGATGATAGGATACAAACCACAAGACAATCATGATCGAATTGTTTTATAACACATACACTCAAACAGAACACAAAATGAATCAGTCTCTGTTTGGTGGGTTAGCTTGGCGCAGATCTTGTCATTACATAAAACCTCTAACTTGGACCCTCATTGAAAGCATTAATGTGCAGCTTAAATGTAAACTAtgtacattttctgtgtgtttctctttaAAATGTTATACTAAAAGGTTCAAACAAAAACTCACCTCAGCAAAAATAAATGGAGCATCATACTTCTTGGTCAGATCACCTTCCCTGATGGCCTTAAGAGAGGATGGTCCGCAACAGAAAACACCTGACATCATCACATatccagagacagacagggtttACGTCAGCAGGAGTAACATATACAATGCCATGCAAGTCATTCAAGTGGTAAAATACAATGTATTAAGTCACTCATGCAAGATATTTTTGGTCAGTTTAATACAAAAATGAGGAGTAGCCAAACTATATAATATCTCACCTAACAGTAACAGAGGTTTACCTAACCACATTCGATACAGGTGACATGTACAGTAACAGGTCTCCAAAAATGCCAAATCATCTGTGTCAGGTGGATCAGTAAAAACAATACAGTTATTGGTGATGCATGATTTATATATCTCTTTTTTCTTACTGTGTCAAGGAGAACAGCCTCGAGATGAGTCATGTGTCTAACACAATCGGTCAGGTTGGCCATAACCATACACCAAACCTGTGACTTCTGACTAAAGCTGAAACTAACCACCATGGTTAAATACTGTGACTTGGCATGCAACCGCTTACGAGTTACGGTTAGAGTTATTTCTCATGAAGTGTTTCATGATTTTGTctttgttctgtaactggtctGCCAAAGCAGCATGGAAACTGTCGGTTCAGTCCTACATGCAGGACATTCTCTTCGAAAACTTTTTGAATGTTTTGGGGAAAACAGGACAACAACCGGACATTAATATCAAAGTTTACCTTCACTTTTCTCCTGTGGGGTTGGGTCACTGGCTTGCCACCCATCAAACTCTGGCCCCAAATCAGGACGAGTCATCCAGCTATCCACCCAAACATGGAAGTTCCTGGTAAAAAgtcaaatacaaaaacacaagttCAGAGAAATAATGGAAGATAACaagagaaagaa
The genomic region above belongs to Sander lucioperca isolate FBNREF2018 chromosome 12, SLUC_FBN_1.2, whole genome shotgun sequence and contains:
- the LOC116040668 gene encoding protein-glutamine gamma-glutamyltransferase 2-like is translated as MSQGLDIERCDLDIMRNSSSHHTELYGEERLIVRRGQPFIILLRLKPGNKEVKPSEKSFTLIVETGPVPRTESGTKVSFGLRDSTVDSEWSASATNDPSGNTVSVSISSSPNAPIGVYSLTLDQGGQKTSLGQFILLFNAWCSRDAVYMRSETKRQEYVLAQYGQIYRGTYRRIKGKPWNFGQFEPGVLDICLKILDENPKCISDADKDCSGRRNPIYVTRVLSAMINSNDDRGVLVGNWGEVLDGVHPGTWIGSGDILRQWAESGPVRYGQCWVFAALACTVSRALGIPCRVVTNFQSAHDTNGNLMIEKLYDERGKRMSNADSIWNFHVWVDSWMTRPDLGPEFDGWQASDPTPQEKSEGVFCCGPSSLKAIREGDLTKKYDAPFIFAEVNADVVDLVCLSNGETVKFRDSTDSNYVGCFISTKAVGSDERHDITHQYKYPEGSKEERQVYEKAQHHNKLQQLGEEPGLTLKIKLAKNMSVGSDFEVYTVLTNNCLEARTCTFLFFAEAVSYNGKLGNSCGFVSDKVEVPSGEERRLFLRLDYDRYGSVITSDRLIKLSAIAIDKQVAEYHKAEKTIVLDEPDIEIELLGEATVNQSVTAELTLWNPLPKSLQDCSFTVEGVGLTNGKPITARIGTVDPEQEAKARVKFSPTSAGSRVLLANFDSNNLKNIKSSINVVVKE